A region of Tolypothrix sp. NIES-4075 DNA encodes the following proteins:
- a CDS encoding catalase, whose product MTEPQKLTTADGIPVADNQNTLTAGARGPVLMQDFHLLEKLAHFNRERIPERVVHAKGAAAFGTFTVTNDISRYSKAKLFSEIGKKTEVLLRFSTVGGEKGSADAERDPRGFAIKFYTEEGNWDITGNNTPIFFIRDPLKFPDFIHTQKRNPQTNCKDHNARWDFWSLSPESLHQVTILFSDRGIPKTYRHMDGFGSHTFSLINAEGDRIWCKFHFKTLQGHQTLTEQESTKLKGEDPDHATHDLFEAIAQGDYPKWRMCIQVMTDEQASKHPDNPFDLTKVWKHSEYPLIEVGILELNRNPENYFAEVEQAAFSPSAVVPGVSFSPDKMLQARIMSYPDAQRYRLGGNYQQLPVNQPKCPVMHYQRDGFMASGNNGGSAPNYEPNSAEGTPKECPAYAEPAIHLGDVAADRYDHRQGNDDYTQAGNLYRLMTPDQQERLAENIVGSLSQARQDIQMRQLCHFFRADVSYGRRVAEGLGISIDPSMFPTTAQAVGV is encoded by the coding sequence ATGACTGAACCCCAAAAATTGACAACTGCTGACGGTATTCCTGTTGCCGATAACCAAAATACACTCACAGCCGGAGCGCGTGGACCTGTATTAATGCAGGATTTCCACTTACTGGAAAAGCTGGCTCATTTCAACAGAGAACGTATTCCTGAGCGAGTTGTCCATGCTAAAGGGGCAGCGGCTTTCGGTACTTTTACTGTTACCAATGATATCAGCCGCTACAGCAAAGCCAAACTTTTTTCTGAGATTGGCAAGAAAACGGAAGTTTTGCTTCGCTTTTCTACAGTCGGGGGAGAAAAAGGTTCAGCAGATGCCGAGCGCGATCCTAGAGGCTTTGCCATCAAGTTTTACACTGAAGAGGGCAACTGGGATATCACAGGTAATAATACCCCTATTTTCTTTATCCGCGATCCGCTGAAGTTTCCTGATTTCATCCATACCCAAAAGCGCAATCCGCAAACTAACTGTAAAGACCACAATGCAAGGTGGGATTTCTGGTCACTCAGTCCCGAATCGCTGCACCAAGTAACGATTTTGTTTTCAGATCGGGGAATTCCGAAAACCTATCGACACATGGACGGGTTTGGTAGCCACACTTTCAGTTTGATTAATGCTGAAGGCGATCGCATTTGGTGTAAGTTTCACTTTAAGACTTTGCAAGGACATCAAACCTTGACGGAGCAAGAATCAACCAAGCTTAAAGGAGAAGATCCCGATCATGCGACTCATGATTTATTTGAAGCGATCGCCCAAGGAGATTATCCCAAATGGCGCATGTGTATTCAAGTAATGACAGACGAGCAAGCCTCAAAGCATCCAGATAATCCCTTTGACTTGACGAAAGTTTGGAAGCACTCAGAATATCCTTTAATTGAAGTTGGGATACTAGAGCTAAATCGTAACCCTGAGAATTACTTCGCGGAAGTAGAGCAAGCCGCTTTTAGCCCTAGTGCAGTGGTTCCTGGGGTTAGTTTCTCTCCAGACAAAATGCTTCAAGCTCGCATTATGTCTTACCCAGATGCTCAACGATATCGCTTGGGTGGTAACTATCAACAACTACCCGTCAACCAGCCTAAATGCCCAGTAATGCATTATCAGCGAGATGGTTTCATGGCATCGGGAAACAACGGTGGTAGCGCTCCTAACTATGAACCGAATAGTGCTGAGGGTACACCCAAAGAATGTCCAGCTTATGCTGAACCAGCTATACATCTGGGTGATGTCGCAGCCGATCGCTACGATCATCGTCAAGGAAACGACGATTACACCCAAGCAGGTAATCTCTATCGGTTAATGACTCCTGACCAGCAAGAGCGTCTTGCGGAAAACATCGTCGGCAGTCTCAGTCAAGCAAGGCAGGATATCCAAATGCGTCAACTTTGCCACTTCTTCCGAGCAGATGTTTCTTATGGTCGTCGTGTAGCTGAGGGATTAGGTATTTCGATTGATCCTTCAATGTTTCCCACGACTGCTCAAGCTGTAGGTGTCTAG
- a CDS encoding phosphoribosyltransferase encodes MKNENISLWKKQKLIVIDWHTLGEYLEDIASSIVNSSSNPTTIASISRGGLILGTYLSNVLGIRDFYILSISRNLTNQKFSTRQEPEFLWIAPEPTQLIDKHVLIADDIVGDGGTLSLAIDVLQSKGAASVSTAAIVKNQNSKYEPDFFKLTVDDWVVFPWEPKVNSTSLSENDNSSSENKSSVAE; translated from the coding sequence ATGAAAAACGAAAACATTTCTTTGTGGAAAAAACAAAAACTGATAGTTATAGATTGGCATACTCTAGGTGAGTACTTAGAAGATATAGCATCTAGCATTGTCAATAGTTCCTCGAATCCAACTACAATTGCTAGCATCTCCCGTGGAGGTTTGATACTTGGAACATATCTATCAAATGTCTTGGGAATTCGTGATTTTTATATTTTATCTATTAGTAGAAATCTGACAAATCAAAAATTTAGCACTCGTCAAGAACCAGAGTTTCTTTGGATAGCTCCCGAACCAACACAATTAATCGATAAGCACGTATTGATTGCTGATGATATTGTTGGAGATGGTGGTACTCTTTCTCTAGCAATAGATGTACTACAGTCAAAAGGTGCTGCGTCAGTAAGCACAGCTGCGATCGTTAAAAATCAAAATTCCAAGTATGAACCTGACTTCTTCAAACTTACTGTTGATGACTGGGTTGTGTTTCCGTGGGAACCTAAGGTAAACTCCACGTCTTTATCTGAAAATGACAACAGCAGTTCTGAAAATAAATCTAGCGTTGCTGAGTGA
- a CDS encoding DUF6887 family protein — translation MTQNLHQMTNTELKQYISKHRNDEEEFRAALEVLMSRRDPSTQQPYPFDLADPDSEVKALLMEKLKKAE, via the coding sequence ATGACGCAGAACTTACACCAAATGACAAATACTGAATTAAAACAGTATATTTCAAAACATAGGAATGATGAGGAAGAATTTCGGGCTGCATTGGAAGTTTTGATGAGTCGTCGCGATCCTTCTACACAGCAACCTTATCCCTTTGATCTTGCAGATCCTGACAGCGAGGTAAAAGCTTTGTTAATGGAAAAGCTGAAAAAAGCTGAGTAG
- a CDS encoding adenylosuccinate synthetase, translated as MPCTIVVGGQWGDEAKGKIASYLTVKDNYSITCRAGLGPGAGHTVIYQGKEYRLRQVPSGFINPNSKLLLGAGVLINPEVVLKEISDYNLEGRVGIDFRASVIDPEQIQRDRTNEHLSKVIQSTGSGHGPALADRALRVGKLAKDIDQLRPYLTDVAEELNDALDRDQSVLVEGTNGFLLSVLYGTYPHTVAKDSTASTVAADVGLSPLRIDDVVLVFKTFPTRVGEGDFPTEMSAEEIQSRGFIEHGTVTGRPRRVGSFDFELAKKAVTINHPSMLAISFLDRIDPDCRGKSYKDINVEAQKFLQEVESSLKTPIKLIGTGPDVMDIFDLR; from the coding sequence ATGCCATGCACAATCGTTGTTGGTGGTCAGTGGGGTGACGAAGCAAAGGGCAAGATTGCAAGCTATCTGACTGTCAAAGACAACTACTCTATTACTTGCAGGGCTGGACTTGGACCTGGTGCTGGACATACTGTTATTTATCAAGGCAAAGAATATCGTTTGCGACAAGTTCCCAGTGGATTTATTAATCCCAACAGTAAGTTACTTCTGGGGGCAGGAGTGCTGATCAATCCAGAAGTTGTGCTGAAAGAAATATCAGATTATAACTTAGAAGGTCGTGTTGGTATTGATTTTCGGGCGTCTGTAATTGACCCAGAACAAATTCAGCGCGATCGCACTAATGAACATTTATCTAAAGTTATTCAGAGTACAGGTAGTGGTCATGGTCCTGCTTTAGCCGATCGCGCACTCAGAGTCGGCAAACTTGCGAAGGATATTGACCAATTGCGTCCTTATCTAACAGATGTTGCCGAAGAACTTAATGATGCTTTGGATAGGGATCAATCAGTTTTGGTTGAAGGCACTAATGGCTTTCTACTTTCAGTTCTGTATGGCACTTACCCCCACACTGTTGCCAAGGATTCCACCGCCAGCACAGTAGCCGCTGATGTCGGATTAAGTCCCCTACGCATAGATGATGTTGTTCTAGTATTTAAAACCTTTCCCACTAGAGTTGGTGAAGGAGACTTTCCCACTGAAATGTCAGCAGAAGAAATCCAAAGTCGAGGCTTTATTGAACATGGAACCGTAACAGGGCGTCCGAGAAGGGTAGGAAGCTTCGACTTTGAGTTAGCCAAAAAAGCTGTAACCATCAATCATCCCTCAATGCTAGCTATCTCCTTCCTTGATAGGATTGATCCTGATTGTCGAGGGAAGTCATACAAGGATATTAATGTCGAAGCACAAAAGTTTTTGCAAGAAGTTGAGAGCAGTCTCAAGACTCCAATTAAATTAATAGGAACTGGTCCAGATGTGATGGATATTTTCGATTTAAGGTAA
- a CDS encoding DUF6888 family protein, with protein MYLCQLLSNFYQPIQVFRYDQKLKTLYIQAGVTDEIAVIIDQDGNWDFVL; from the coding sequence ATATATCTTTGCCAGTTACTATCTAATTTCTATCAGCCCATCCAGGTTTTCCGCTACGACCAAAAGTTGAAAACGCTTTATATTCAGGCTGGTGTAACTGATGAAATTGCAGTCATAATTGATCAAGATGGAAATTGGGACTTTGTTCTATGA
- a CDS encoding succinate dehydrogenase/fumarate reductase flavoprotein subunit has protein sequence MLEHDVIIIGGGLAGCRAAVEIARTDPSLNVAVVAKTHPIRSHSVAAQGGMAASLKNVDTEDSWEAHAFDTVKGSDYLADQDAVEILTREAPDVVIDLEHMGVLFSRLNDGRIAQRAFGGHSHNRTCYAADKTGHAILHELVNNLRRYGVQIYQEWYVMRLILEEGQAKGVVMYHLLDGQIVVVRAKAVMFATGGYGRVYNTTSNDYASTGDGLAMTAIAGLPLQDMEFVQFHPTGLYPVGVLISEAVRGEGAYLINSEGDRFMANYAPSRMELAPRDITSRAIAYEIRAGRGVHLDGSAGGPFVYLDLRHMGKEKIMSRVPFCWEEAHRLVGVDAVTQPMPVRPTIHYCMGGIPVNTDGQVRSSSDGLVEGFFAAGETSCVSVHGANRLGSNSLLECVVYGKRTGSAIAREVQNRKLPTIDEQTYIKEAKQQIQALLDQPGQYRINQVRQAFQDCMTEYCGVFRTQELMHQGLEKIQELQQKASQIYLDDKGNSWNTEIVEALEMRSLMVVGQTILSSALNRQESRGAHFREDYPQRDDENFLKHTLAYYSPAGIDIQYRPVTITMFEPKERKY, from the coding sequence ATGCTTGAACATGATGTGATTATTATCGGGGGAGGATTAGCTGGATGTCGCGCAGCAGTGGAAATTGCCAGAACCGATCCTAGCTTGAATGTGGCTGTGGTAGCGAAAACTCACCCGATTCGTTCCCACTCAGTAGCTGCCCAAGGTGGGATGGCAGCGTCGCTGAAAAACGTAGATACAGAAGATAGCTGGGAAGCACACGCTTTTGATACAGTCAAGGGTTCCGATTATTTGGCAGACCAAGACGCAGTAGAAATTCTTACCCGTGAAGCACCAGATGTGGTAATTGACCTAGAACACATGGGTGTTTTATTTTCTCGCTTAAATGATGGTCGCATTGCCCAACGCGCTTTTGGCGGACATTCTCACAATCGCACTTGCTACGCTGCCGATAAAACCGGTCACGCAATTTTACACGAATTGGTGAACAACTTGCGCCGTTACGGTGTGCAAATTTATCAAGAGTGGTACGTAATGCGCCTGATATTAGAAGAAGGTCAGGCGAAGGGTGTAGTGATGTACCACCTTTTAGATGGGCAAATAGTCGTAGTGCGGGCTAAGGCGGTGATGTTTGCTACAGGTGGCTATGGTCGCGTTTATAACACGACTTCTAATGATTACGCTTCTACGGGTGATGGTTTGGCAATGACAGCGATCGCCGGTTTGCCACTGCAAGATATGGAATTTGTCCAGTTCCACCCCACTGGATTATATCCCGTCGGGGTGCTAATTTCCGAAGCAGTGCGGGGCGAAGGAGCGTATTTGATTAATAGTGAAGGCGATCGCTTTATGGCGAATTACGCTCCCAGCCGCATGGAACTTGCCCCCCGTGATATTACCTCACGAGCGATCGCATACGAAATTCGCGCCGGTCGTGGGGTTCATCTAGATGGTAGTGCAGGTGGACCTTTTGTCTATCTTGACTTGCGTCACATGGGCAAAGAAAAAATCATGAGTCGCGTTCCCTTCTGTTGGGAAGAAGCACATCGCTTAGTTGGTGTTGATGCAGTAACGCAACCGATGCCAGTACGTCCAACCATTCATTATTGTATGGGTGGTATCCCAGTTAACACCGATGGTCAAGTCCGCAGTAGTAGTGATGGACTTGTTGAGGGATTCTTTGCGGCTGGAGAAACATCTTGCGTATCCGTACATGGGGCAAATCGTCTTGGTAGTAATTCTTTGTTGGAATGCGTAGTTTACGGTAAGAGAACCGGAAGTGCGATCGCTCGAGAGGTGCAAAACCGCAAGTTACCTACAATAGACGAGCAAACTTACATAAAAGAGGCAAAGCAACAAATTCAAGCTTTGCTAGATCAGCCTGGGCAGTATCGCATTAACCAAGTGCGTCAAGCCTTCCAAGATTGTATGACAGAATATTGCGGCGTTTTCCGCACCCAAGAATTAATGCATCAAGGTTTAGAAAAAATACAAGAATTACAACAAAAAGCTTCGCAAATATATTTAGATGATAAAGGCAATTCTTGGAATACAGAAATTGTTGAAGCGTTGGAAATGCGAAGTTTAATGGTGGTGGGACAAACAATTCTTTCCTCAGCCTTGAATCGTCAAGAAAGTCGTGGTGCCCACTTCCGCGAAGATTATCCGCAGCGAGATGATGAAAACTTCCTCAAACACACACTAGCTTATTATTCACCAGCGGGAATTGATATTCAATATCGCCCGGTAACGATTACCATGTTTGAGCCAAAAGAGCGGAAATACTAG